One window of the Corvus moneduloides isolate bCorMon1 chromosome 10, bCorMon1.pri, whole genome shotgun sequence genome contains the following:
- the LOC116448567 gene encoding uncharacterized protein LOC116448567 isoform X1, with protein sequence MAARPEVASASTQDGGEGRKLHHRHTKDGGRVRCFLTFSIWRQGRPPPQGASIRLPERNADADASPALARRFLRRFPLCGHRLWGQRRLGQAGAFRQSNRRSGVLPAAILRRSNSHCRNRHIGAVPVTSALLRRERQWRGARGAALPGRGHRGGCSRLGAKNIQSCHLTLTDSRNVFHSSCFGMGMAVGSSGRTRAQLWGPHRGEEAHPQQKG encoded by the exons ATGGCGGCTCGACCGGAAGTggcttctgccagcacccaaGATGGCGGCGAAGGACGGAAGTTGCATCACCGCCACACTAAAGATGGCGGCCGTGTACGCTGTTTTCTGACCTTCTCAATATGGCGGCAGGGAAGGCCCCCCCCCCAAGGTGCGTCTATTCGGCTGCCTGAACGCAACGCCGACGCCGACGCCAGCCCAGCGCTTGCACGCAGATTTCTGAGGCGTTTCCCGCTATGCGGACACCGACTGTGGGGTCAGCGGCGCCTGGGGCAGGCGGGAGCATTCAGGCAGTCGAATAGACGGAGCGGGGTCCTTCCGGCCGCCATCTTGAGAAGGTCGAATAGCCACTGCCGCAATCGCCACATTGGTGCGGTCCCGGTGACTTCCGCCCTTCTTCGCCGGGAGCGGCAATGGCGGGGAGCCCGGGGAGCAGCgctgccgggccgggggcaCCGGGGCGGGTGCTCCAGGCTCGGAG CAAAGAACATCCAGAGCTGCCACCTCACCCTcacggacagcaggaatgtcTTCCACAGCTCTTGTTTTGGAATGGGAATGGCtgttgggagctctggcaggaccag